A part of Rhipicephalus microplus isolate Deutch F79 chromosome 8, USDA_Rmic, whole genome shotgun sequence genomic DNA contains:
- the LOC142768752 gene encoding uncharacterized protein LOC142768752: MLKLAFSKGASGQGMQKRPILRRHREVSAYFDYCDREIPHRRRSDITRFFDMGYLNNVHHDQTIATIGPDTQASDMVRLERFSWDFAKGAEESRQKIDHYARLYANAFEPDEILPQGT; this comes from the exons ATGTTGAAACTAGCTTTCTCCAAAGGTGCAAGTGGCCAGGGCATGCAAAAGCGCCCTATATTGAGAAGACACAGGGAA GTGAGCGCATACTTCGACTATTGCGACCGTGAGATCCCCCATCGGCGTCGCAGCGACATCACGCGGTTCTTTGACATGGGCTACCTGAACAACGTGCACCATGACCAGACCATCGCTACTATTGGCCCAGATACGCAAGCGAGTGATATGGTGCGTCTGGAGCGCTTCAGCTGGGACTTTGCCAAGGGAGCGGAAGAGAGCCGCCAGAAGATTGACCATTATGCTCGCCTCTATGCCAACGCGTTTGAACCAGACGAGATACTGCCTCAGGGTACGTAG